A single Brassica rapa cultivar Chiifu-401-42 chromosome A04, CAAS_Brap_v3.01, whole genome shotgun sequence DNA region contains:
- the LOC103864148 gene encoding protein C2-DOMAIN ABA-RELATED 1 — protein MENILGLLRIHVKRGVNLAIRDTSSSDPYIVFYSGKQKLKTRVIKHSINPEWNDELTLSVTDPNLSVKLTVYDKDLFSADDKMGEAEFSIAPYLEAIKLRHKLEGQLPNGTIIMKVQPTRQNCLSEESHILLNQDKLVQNMFLRLQHVECGEVELQLEWIDVPGSKGF, from the exons ATGGAGAATATACTGGGTCTTCTGAGAATTCATGTGAAGAGAGGTGTGAATCTCGCCATTAGAGATACCTCAAGCAGCGATCCTTACATCGTCTTTTACTCAGGAAAACAG AAGCTTAAAACCCGTGTAATCAAACATAGTATAAACCCCGAATGGAACGACGAGCTTACTCTTTCCGTTACAGATCCAAATCTCAGTGTTAAACTT ACGGTTTACGACAAGGACTTGTTCTCAGCGGATGACAAGATGGGAGAAGCAGAGTTTAGCATTGCTCCATATCTTGAAGCCATTAAACTACGCCATAAGCTTGAAGGACAACTTCCCAACGGAACCATAATAATGAAGGTACAACCGACCAGACAAAACTGTTTGTCTGAAGAGAGCCATATTTTGTTGAACCAAGACAAGCTTGTGCAGAATATGTTCCTTAGACTCCAGCACGTGGAGTGTGGAGAGGTCGAGCTACAGCTCGAGTGGATTGATGTTCCCGGTTCAAAGGGTTTTTAA